Proteins from a genomic interval of Kaistia defluvii:
- the iolB gene encoding 5-deoxy-glucuronate isomerase — translation MADLLVKPIGSKGQTIHVTPQSAGWSHVGFDLYQLAPGEMAQANTNDREVCLVLVSGKARIIIEDVDFNILGERMSPFDGKPDSVYVPADHDWMVTATTPVTLAVCSAPSTGGNLPPRHIRPDKVTQETRGTGTNTRYVTNILPETAAADSLLVVEVITPGGHTSSYPPHKHDTDNLPAESQLEETYYHRLNPPQGFAFQRVYTDDRTLDETMLVEDGVVTLVPRGYHPCATVHGYDLYYLNVMAGPKRTWKFHNDPEHEWLLKR, via the coding sequence ATGGCAGATCTTCTCGTCAAGCCGATCGGCAGCAAGGGCCAGACCATCCACGTCACGCCGCAATCGGCGGGATGGTCGCATGTCGGCTTTGATCTCTACCAGCTTGCGCCGGGCGAGATGGCGCAGGCCAACACCAATGACCGCGAGGTCTGCCTGGTGCTGGTTTCCGGCAAGGCGCGCATCATCATCGAGGATGTCGATTTCAACATTCTGGGCGAGCGGATGTCGCCCTTCGACGGCAAGCCGGACTCAGTCTACGTGCCGGCCGATCATGACTGGATGGTGACGGCGACGACGCCGGTGACGCTCGCCGTCTGCTCCGCGCCGTCGACCGGCGGCAACCTGCCGCCGCGCCATATCCGGCCCGACAAGGTCACGCAGGAGACGCGGGGCACCGGCACCAACACGCGCTACGTCACCAACATCCTGCCCGAGACAGCGGCGGCGGATTCGCTGCTGGTCGTCGAGGTGATCACGCCCGGCGGCCACACCTCGAGCTATCCGCCGCACAAGCACGACACCGACAACCTGCCGGCGGAATCGCAGCTCGAGGAAACCTACTACCACCGCCTCAACCCGCCGCAGGGCTTCGCCTTCCAGCGCGTCTATACCGACGACCGCACGCTCGACGAGACGATGCTGGTCGAGGACGGCGTGGTGACGCTGGTGCCCAGGGGCTATCACCCCTGCGCCACCGTCCATGGCTACGATCTCTATTATCTCAACGTCATGGCCGGGCCGAAGCGGACGTGGAAGTTCCACAACGATCCCGAGCATGAGTGGCTGCTGAAGCGCTAG
- a CDS encoding diacylglycerol kinase family protein: MVDTIVILNAKAGTIHDRDPAEIRAAVERTFTERGHSAEVVLAEGDDFMRAIDDAAKSGPQTVVVGGGDGSVGHAIRKIAGTERTLGVLPLGTMNLFAKSLGMPTDLDAALVALADASPSRIDLSSVNGRLFHSLAGLGFFAEVARGRAQFRGLSLPFGRFIAVARSSFRAFTRAGILQLNLETPQGEREIAAYALLVTNNRLSTGGFDRPRLDEGVIEIHFAEGAEMASRMQAGLDLLSGRWRDNPEINSLAVSHATITSHRSRVWLSVDGELTRMQTPLVFESVPGAISVLAPAPTGQAVEDVA, translated from the coding sequence GTGGTCGATACCATCGTTATCCTGAATGCCAAGGCCGGAACGATCCATGATCGGGATCCGGCCGAGATCCGTGCCGCGGTCGAGCGCACCTTCACCGAGCGCGGCCATTCGGCCGAGGTGGTGCTCGCCGAAGGCGACGACTTCATGCGGGCGATCGACGACGCCGCCAAGTCGGGTCCTCAGACCGTCGTGGTCGGCGGCGGCGACGGCTCGGTCGGGCACGCCATCCGCAAGATCGCCGGCACCGAGCGCACGCTGGGCGTCCTGCCGCTCGGCACGATGAACCTGTTCGCCAAGAGCCTCGGCATGCCGACGGATCTCGACGCCGCGCTGGTAGCGCTGGCCGATGCCAGCCCGAGCCGGATCGATCTTTCCTCCGTCAATGGCCGCCTGTTCCATTCGCTCGCGGGGCTCGGCTTCTTCGCCGAGGTGGCGCGTGGGCGGGCGCAGTTCCGCGGCCTCAGCCTGCCCTTCGGACGCTTCATCGCGGTGGCGCGCTCGTCATTCCGCGCGTTCACCCGCGCCGGCATCCTGCAATTGAACCTGGAGACGCCGCAGGGCGAGCGCGAGATTGCCGCCTATGCGCTGCTGGTCACCAACAACCGGCTGTCTACCGGAGGCTTCGATCGCCCGCGGCTCGACGAGGGCGTGATCGAGATCCATTTCGCGGAAGGCGCCGAGATGGCAAGCCGGATGCAGGCGGGGCTGGACCTTCTGTCCGGGCGCTGGCGCGACAATCCGGAAATCAACTCGCTGGCGGTCAGCCATGCCACGATCACCAGCCACCGGTCCCGGGTCTGGCTCTCGGTCGATGGCGAGCTGACGCGGATGCAGACGCCACTGGTATTCGAAAGCGTGCCCGGCGCGATTTCCGTCCTCGCGCCGGCCCCCACGGGCCAGGCCGTCGAGGATGTCGCTTAG
- a CDS encoding FUSC family protein, translating into MPIHRLLRARIPVRRYSQEMFAFRRGDIRPETVIACMPAIAICLAAGIVFGRPDFGLVAASGAFSVGFGAYQRFTAVRAAPMILAMAGMSAAACVGSFSGSYLPLMILFSAMFGALCGGANAAGPAAWWITLQWAIAFFVADAYPSDIQGALGRAGLIFSGGLLQIALVTLVWVLAGKSAVIREHDGSDHWQDLFAVMGRRLTGHSDTLRIAIATAILAVATTLLTKTTQIPNGYWIPVTALIILKPQSDKTVERVVFRICGTVAGAGIATLIAALLRPDDSLLAVLVVLLAGVAYSMQRSGYAAFVACVTACVVFLVALAGLPEIQVVEHRIIATVIGGLLALATAVCVEAWDRRAQRGAEPPATDG; encoded by the coding sequence GTGCCAATCCATCGCCTTCTTCGCGCCCGGATCCCGGTGCGTCGGTACAGCCAGGAAATGTTCGCGTTTCGGCGCGGCGACATCCGGCCGGAAACCGTCATTGCCTGCATGCCGGCGATCGCCATCTGCCTCGCGGCCGGCATCGTGTTCGGACGGCCGGATTTTGGCCTGGTCGCGGCCAGCGGCGCCTTCTCGGTCGGCTTCGGCGCCTATCAGCGCTTCACGGCCGTGCGCGCCGCCCCGATGATCCTCGCCATGGCGGGCATGAGCGCGGCTGCCTGTGTCGGGTCGTTTTCCGGCAGCTACCTGCCGCTGATGATCCTGTTTTCCGCCATGTTCGGCGCGCTTTGCGGCGGCGCCAACGCCGCCGGCCCGGCCGCCTGGTGGATCACGCTGCAATGGGCGATCGCCTTCTTCGTCGCCGACGCCTATCCCTCCGACATCCAGGGCGCGCTGGGGCGGGCGGGCCTGATTTTCAGCGGCGGCCTGCTGCAGATCGCGCTGGTGACGCTGGTCTGGGTGCTGGCCGGCAAGTCGGCTGTTATTCGCGAGCATGACGGCTCCGATCACTGGCAGGACCTGTTCGCCGTGATGGGCCGCCGCCTGACCGGGCATTCCGACACGCTGCGGATTGCCATTGCCACGGCGATCCTGGCGGTGGCGACGACCCTGCTCACCAAGACGACGCAGATCCCGAACGGCTACTGGATCCCGGTGACGGCGCTGATCATCCTGAAGCCGCAATCCGACAAGACGGTCGAGCGCGTCGTCTTCCGCATCTGCGGCACGGTCGCCGGCGCCGGCATCGCCACGCTGATCGCAGCGCTGCTACGGCCCGATGACAGCTTGCTGGCGGTGCTGGTGGTCCTGCTCGCCGGCGTCGCCTATTCGATGCAGCGCTCCGGCTATGCCGCCTTCGTCGCCTGCGTCACGGCCTGCGTCGTCTTCCTGGTGGCGCTGGCCGGCCTGCCGGAGATCCAGGTGGTCGAGCATCGCATCATCGCCACCGTGATCGGCGGGCTGCTGGCGCTGGCGACCGCGGTCTGCGTCGAGGCGTGGGACCGGCGGGCGCAGCGTGGCGCCGAGCCGCCGGCCACCGACGGCTAG
- a CDS encoding small ribosomal subunit Rsm22 family protein has product MELPPALRDAVDAALEGASTAALAEASAMLSQRYRSELRDGRFHVSEDDAARAYLAARLPATFAAVRAAMGEAELQMLDFQPTSLLDLGAGPGTAMWAARDAWPSIDDTLMIEGSPTMRRWGEKLAASAAPFRREWRVADFSKGRLAVGTHDLVTIAYVLDELEIDARAALIEAAWQATGSLLLIVEPGTPAGWQRILDTRTQLLGLGANIVAPCAHQAPCPIVSPDWCHFSRRVARTKIHLRSKGAVVPFEDEKFIYLAVSRAPVARTTGRVLSPPRAGSGKVSLKLCLASGAAETRLITKRDGELFKAARRIDWGDALEV; this is encoded by the coding sequence ATGGAACTGCCGCCCGCCCTCCGCGACGCCGTCGACGCGGCGCTCGAGGGCGCCTCGACGGCGGCCCTTGCCGAAGCCTCGGCCATGCTGTCACAGCGCTATCGCAGCGAGCTTCGCGACGGCCGGTTCCACGTCTCCGAGGACGATGCCGCGCGCGCCTATCTGGCGGCGCGGCTGCCCGCCACCTTCGCCGCCGTCCGCGCCGCGATGGGCGAGGCCGAACTTCAGATGCTGGACTTCCAGCCGACATCGCTGCTCGACCTCGGCGCCGGGCCCGGCACCGCCATGTGGGCGGCGCGCGACGCCTGGCCTTCGATCGACGACACGCTGATGATCGAGGGCAGCCCGACCATGCGGCGCTGGGGCGAAAAGCTCGCCGCCTCCGCCGCGCCGTTTCGGCGCGAATGGCGTGTGGCGGATTTTTCCAAGGGCAGGCTCGCGGTCGGGACGCATGATCTCGTCACCATCGCCTATGTGCTCGACGAACTGGAAATCGACGCCCGCGCGGCACTGATCGAGGCGGCGTGGCAGGCGACCGGCTCGCTGCTGCTGATCGTCGAGCCCGGCACGCCGGCCGGCTGGCAGCGCATCCTGGACACGCGGACGCAATTGCTGGGCCTCGGCGCGAACATCGTCGCGCCCTGCGCGCATCAGGCGCCGTGCCCGATCGTTTCGCCCGACTGGTGCCACTTCTCACGCCGCGTGGCGCGGACGAAGATCCATCTGCGCAGCAAGGGCGCGGTGGTGCCTTTCGAGGACGAGAAGTTCATCTATCTGGCCGTCTCCCGGGCACCGGTCGCCCGGACCACGGGCCGCGTCCTGTCGCCGCCTCGCGCCGGCAGCGGCAAGGTCAGCCTGAAGCTCTGCCTCGCCTCCGGCGCCGCCGAGACGCGGCTGATCACCAAGCGCGACGGCGAGCTGTTCAAGGCCGCCCGCCGCATCGACTGGGGCGACGCGCTCGAGGTCTAG
- a CDS encoding MocE family 2Fe-2S type ferredoxin — MTTTTATTWIEACEADDIDAEDVIRFDHAGHTYAIYRSPDDEYFATDGLCTHERIHLADGLVMDHIIECPKHNGRFDYRTGQAKGAPVCLNLKTYPVKLDGGKVLLGLA, encoded by the coding sequence ATGACCACCACCACCGCCACGACTTGGATCGAAGCCTGCGAGGCCGACGATATCGATGCGGAGGACGTCATCCGCTTCGACCATGCCGGCCACACCTATGCGATCTACCGCTCGCCGGACGACGAGTATTTCGCCACCGACGGGCTCTGCACGCATGAGCGGATCCATCTGGCCGATGGCCTCGTCATGGACCACATCATCGAATGCCCCAAGCACAATGGCCGCTTTGATTACCGCACCGGCCAGGCCAAGGGCGCGCCGGTCTGCCTCAATCTGAAGACCTATCCGGTCAAGCTGGACGGCGGCAAAGTCCTGCTCGGCCTGGCGTGA
- a CDS encoding NAD(P)/FAD-dependent oxidoreductase, with translation MTKAETILVIGAGEAGARAAMALRENGFEGNVTLLGEEAHRPYERPPLSKAALTDEAEPQAAFILTPDRLDEHGIRHLGGRAAIAIDRAAHAVELAGGGWLRYDRLLLATGARARKLALPGAGPENVLYLRTFEEARALRSRLTPGVHIAIIGGGFIGLELAAAARARGTEVTLIELSPRLLARAVPAAIADVIAARHAAAGVRLLTGLGIERIEAEGARHAIRLSTGERIVCDGIIAGIGAVAETRLAERAGLAIDNGIAADKRLATSDPDIFAAGDCCSFPHPLYDGRRLRLEAWRNAQDQGNAAAKSMLGGGDAYDAVPWFWSDQYDLTLQIAGLPDEGHETVTRDLGDGARLDFHLASDGRLIAASAVGPNGKIGRDVRLAEMLIAKRATPDKAALADGSVKLKGLLAG, from the coding sequence ATGACGAAGGCGGAAACCATCCTCGTCATCGGCGCGGGCGAAGCCGGGGCGCGCGCGGCCATGGCGCTGCGCGAGAACGGCTTTGAAGGCAACGTGACCCTGCTCGGCGAGGAAGCGCACCGCCCCTATGAGCGCCCGCCCCTCTCCAAGGCCGCGCTGACCGACGAAGCCGAGCCGCAGGCCGCCTTCATCCTGACGCCCGATCGGCTCGACGAACACGGCATCCGCCATCTCGGCGGTCGCGCCGCCATCGCCATCGACCGCGCCGCGCATGCGGTCGAACTCGCCGGTGGCGGGTGGCTGCGCTACGACCGGCTGCTGCTCGCCACCGGCGCGCGGGCGCGAAAGCTGGCCCTTCCCGGCGCGGGACCGGAAAACGTGCTGTATCTGCGCACTTTCGAGGAAGCCCGCGCGCTGCGTTCTCGCCTCACTCCGGGTGTGCACATCGCCATCATCGGCGGCGGATTCATCGGCCTCGAACTGGCGGCGGCGGCTCGCGCGCGCGGCACCGAGGTGACGCTGATCGAGCTTTCGCCGCGCCTGCTCGCCCGCGCCGTGCCCGCGGCCATTGCCGACGTCATCGCGGCCCGGCACGCCGCGGCGGGTGTCCGGCTGCTGACCGGCCTCGGGATCGAGCGCATCGAGGCGGAGGGCGCGCGCCACGCCATCCGGCTGTCGACCGGCGAACGCATCGTCTGCGACGGCATAATCGCCGGCATCGGCGCGGTGGCGGAGACCCGCCTTGCCGAACGGGCCGGGCTCGCGATCGACAACGGCATCGCCGCCGACAAGCGACTGGCGACCAGCGATCCCGATATCTTTGCCGCGGGCGACTGCTGCTCTTTCCCGCACCCGCTTTATGACGGCCGGCGACTGCGGCTGGAGGCCTGGCGCAACGCGCAGGACCAGGGCAACGCGGCGGCGAAATCCATGCTGGGCGGCGGCGATGCCTATGACGCCGTGCCATGGTTCTGGTCGGATCAATATGACCTCACCCTCCAGATCGCCGGCCTTCCCGATGAAGGCCACGAGACGGTGACGCGCGATCTCGGCGACGGGGCACGGCTCGATTTCCACCTCGCCAGCGACGGCCGCCTGATCGCGGCCAGCGCGGTCGGCCCGAACGGCAAGATCGGCCGGGATGTCCGCCTCGCCGAAATGCTCATCGCCAAGCGCGCGACACCGGACAAGGCGGCGCTGGCGGATGGCTCTGTGAAGCTGAAGGGATTGCTGGCGGGGTGA
- the iolE gene encoding myo-inosose-2 dehydratase yields the protein MIRIGANPICWSNDDKQDIGGDISLEQCLSEAKAIGIEGMELGHKFPRDAETLRPILAAHGLDLVGGWYSTFLIERDAEEEWKQARAHIDLLKAFGCKVFIAAECTRTIHGTQSAPLSTRPLMSEVEWGRFTTRLTEFADYLSREGLTLVYHHHMGTVIQTEAEIDRLMEATGPAVKLLLDTGHITWAGGDPVRLARHYRDRIAHVHTKDVRPDVAKQAAAGDWSFLNSVLAGVYTVPGDGAIDYVAVFREIPHYAGWIVIEAEQDPVKAPPARYVKMGFDNLNRFIDAAGLKR from the coding sequence ATGATCCGCATCGGCGCCAACCCGATCTGCTGGTCCAATGACGACAAGCAGGACATCGGCGGCGACATCTCGCTCGAGCAATGCCTGTCCGAGGCGAAGGCCATCGGCATCGAGGGCATGGAGCTCGGCCACAAGTTTCCGCGCGACGCGGAGACGCTGCGGCCGATCCTGGCCGCTCATGGCCTCGACCTCGTCGGCGGCTGGTATTCGACCTTCCTGATCGAGCGCGACGCCGAGGAAGAGTGGAAGCAGGCCCGCGCTCATATCGACCTGTTGAAGGCGTTCGGCTGCAAGGTGTTCATCGCGGCGGAATGCACCCGCACCATCCATGGCACGCAATCCGCGCCGCTTTCGACGCGGCCGCTGATGAGCGAGGTCGAATGGGGCCGCTTCACCACGCGGCTGACCGAGTTCGCCGACTATCTTTCCCGCGAGGGGCTGACGCTGGTCTACCACCACCACATGGGCACGGTGATCCAGACCGAGGCCGAGATCGACCGGCTGATGGAGGCGACGGGGCCGGCGGTCAAGCTGCTGCTCGATACCGGCCACATCACCTGGGCGGGCGGCGACCCGGTCCGGCTGGCGCGGCACTATCGCGACCGCATCGCCCATGTCCACACCAAGGACGTCCGCCCGGACGTGGCGAAGCAGGCGGCCGCCGGCGACTGGTCGTTCCTCAATAGCGTGCTGGCCGGCGTCTATACCGTGCCGGGCGACGGCGCGATCGACTATGTCGCCGTGTTCCGGGAGATCCCGCACTATGCCGGCTGGATCGTCATCGAGGCCGAACAGGACCCCGTCAAGGCGCCACCGGCGCGCTATGTGAAGATGGGATTCGACAATCTCAACCGGTTTATCGATGCTGCGGGACTGAAGCGGTAA
- a CDS encoding GatB/YqeY domain-containing protein: MRDTITAALKAATLAQDKRRTGTLRLIMAAIKDRDIVARTAGAGTASDVELIDLLAKMVKQRLESAKIYEDNGRPELAAQEREEIAIIEEYLPKQLSEDEAKAAIAAIVVETGASGIRDMNKVMSELKARYAGQMDFSKASAAVKAALSS; this comes from the coding sequence ATGCGCGACACCATCACCGCAGCCCTGAAAGCGGCCACGCTGGCCCAGGACAAGAGGCGCACCGGCACGCTTCGCCTGATCATGGCCGCGATCAAGGATCGCGACATCGTCGCCCGCACCGCCGGCGCCGGCACGGCCAGCGACGTCGAACTGATCGACCTGCTCGCCAAGATGGTCAAGCAGCGGCTGGAATCGGCCAAGATCTACGAGGACAATGGCCGTCCCGAGCTCGCCGCGCAGGAGCGCGAGGAAATCGCCATCATCGAGGAATACCTGCCCAAGCAGTTGAGTGAGGACGAGGCCAAGGCCGCGATCGCCGCCATCGTCGTCGAGACGGGCGCCAGTGGCATCCGTGACATGAACAAGGTGATGTCCGAGCTGAAGGCCCGCTATGCCGGGCAGATGGACTTCTCCAAGGCGAGCGCCGCCGTCAAGGCAGCCCTTTCCAGCTAG
- a CDS encoding fatty acid desaturase family protein, which yields MTTGTVLRDYSLVGRDTRRAEEMGLAAAEWYQCPIPRKQLKELMKRSDGPALRDTAIWFAALVLTGLGGYYFWGSWWALPFFAVYGILYGSASDSRWHECGHGTAFKTRWMNDVVYHIACFMILREPTVWRWSHTRHHTDTIIVGRDPEIAVPRPPDILGILLNLFAIQSSYAAFKKLFLHAGGRLTDEERTYIPEMERGKVYWIARLYLAIFAAVAIWCVAIGSILPAMFIGLPTLYGGYFTVIFGLTQHAGLDEDVLDHRLNSRTVYMNPVYRFLYLNMNYHVEHHMFPMVPYHALPKLHEAIKDDCPTPYSGLWEAYAEIIPALFRQTREPGFFVRRQLPNPEKSVPYNHGTQFVPAE from the coding sequence ATGACCACCGGAACGGTGTTACGCGACTATTCCCTAGTCGGGCGCGATACCCGGCGGGCCGAGGAAATGGGCCTGGCAGCGGCGGAGTGGTATCAATGTCCGATCCCGCGCAAGCAGCTGAAGGAGTTGATGAAACGCTCCGATGGCCCGGCGCTGCGCGACACGGCGATCTGGTTCGCGGCTCTCGTCCTGACCGGTCTCGGTGGCTACTACTTCTGGGGCAGCTGGTGGGCGCTCCCCTTCTTCGCGGTCTACGGCATTCTCTACGGCTCGGCGTCGGATTCGCGCTGGCACGAATGCGGCCACGGCACCGCCTTCAAGACGCGCTGGATGAACGATGTCGTCTATCACATCGCCTGCTTCATGATTTTGCGTGAGCCGACCGTCTGGCGCTGGAGCCATACGCGGCACCACACGGACACGATCATCGTCGGCCGCGACCCCGAGATCGCCGTGCCGCGCCCGCCGGATATCCTCGGCATCCTGCTGAACCTGTTCGCGATCCAGAGCAGCTACGCCGCCTTCAAGAAGCTGTTCCTGCATGCGGGCGGCAGGCTCACCGACGAGGAGCGGACCTATATTCCGGAGATGGAGCGCGGCAAGGTCTACTGGATCGCGCGGCTGTACCTCGCGATCTTCGCCGCCGTGGCGATCTGGTGCGTTGCCATCGGCTCGATCCTGCCGGCGATGTTCATCGGTCTGCCGACGCTCTATGGCGGCTACTTCACGGTGATCTTTGGCCTGACCCAGCATGCCGGCCTCGACGAGGACGTGCTCGATCACCGGCTGAACAGCCGCACCGTCTACATGAACCCGGTCTATCGCTTCCTCTATCTGAACATGAACTACCACGTCGAACATCACATGTTCCCGATGGTGCCCTATCACGCGCTGCCGAAGCTGCATGAGGCGATCAAGGACGATTGCCCGACGCCCTATAGCGGCCTCTGGGAAGCCTATGCCGAGATCATCCCGGCCCTGTTCCGCCAGACCCGCGAGCCCGGCTTCTTCGTCAGACGCCAGCTGCCTAACCCGGAAAAGTCCGTGCCCTACAATCATGGCACGCAGTTCGTGCCGGCGGAGTGA
- the carA gene encoding glutamine-hydrolyzing carbamoyl-phosphate synthase small subunit, producing the protein MADTMLTDTIADENVWAEPKPTALLILADGTVIEGRGIGAVGHAVGEVCFNTAMTGYQEILTDPSYAGQIITFTFPHIGNVGTNDEDIETINMASASGVRGCVIKTDITDPSNYRALKNFDQWLKSRGIVGIAGVDTRALTSLIREKGMPNAVIAHAPDGAFDRQALAQEPAAWPGLEGMDLAKDVTTGQSFRWDETTWVWNKGFGREENPVHKVVAVDYGIKRNILRLLADAGCDVTVLPATATGEEILAHKPDGVFLSNGPGDPAATGEYAVPAIKEVIAADVPLFGICLGHQMLGIALGGETKKMHQGHHGANHPVQDRTTGKVEITSMNHGFAVDAGSLPDTVEETHVSLFDGSNCGLRVKDKPIFSVQYHPEASPGPQDSHYLFTRFVNLMRARKGEAALSEARPTPVPLQTR; encoded by the coding sequence ATGGCCGACACAATGCTGACCGACACGATCGCGGATGAGAACGTCTGGGCCGAGCCGAAGCCGACCGCGCTTCTGATCCTCGCCGACGGCACCGTGATCGAGGGCCGAGGCATCGGTGCGGTCGGCCACGCGGTCGGCGAAGTCTGCTTCAACACGGCGATGACCGGCTACCAGGAAATCCTGACCGACCCGTCCTATGCCGGGCAGATCATCACCTTCACCTTCCCGCATATCGGCAATGTCGGCACCAATGACGAGGATATCGAGACCATCAACATGGCCTCGGCGTCGGGCGTGCGCGGCTGCGTGATCAAGACCGACATCACCGACCCGTCCAACTACCGCGCACTGAAGAATTTCGACCAGTGGCTGAAGTCGCGCGGCATCGTCGGCATCGCCGGCGTCGACACGCGCGCGCTGACCTCGCTGATCCGCGAGAAGGGCATGCCCAACGCCGTGATCGCCCATGCGCCGGACGGCGCCTTCGACCGGCAGGCGCTTGCCCAGGAACCGGCCGCCTGGCCGGGCCTGGAAGGCATGGACCTCGCCAAGGACGTCACCACCGGACAGAGCTTCCGCTGGGACGAGACGACCTGGGTCTGGAACAAGGGCTTCGGCCGCGAGGAGAACCCGGTCCACAAGGTCGTCGCCGTCGATTACGGCATCAAGCGCAACATCCTGCGCCTGCTGGCCGATGCCGGCTGCGACGTGACCGTGCTGCCGGCGACGGCGACCGGCGAGGAAATCCTGGCGCACAAGCCGGATGGCGTCTTCCTGTCGAACGGCCCGGGCGACCCGGCCGCAACGGGTGAATATGCCGTGCCGGCGATCAAGGAAGTGATCGCGGCCGACGTGCCGCTGTTCGGCATCTGCCTCGGCCACCAGATGCTCGGCATCGCGCTCGGCGGCGAGACCAAGAAGATGCACCAGGGCCACCACGGCGCCAACCATCCGGTCCAGGACCGCACCACCGGCAAGGTCGAGATCACCTCGATGAACCACGGCTTCGCCGTCGATGCCGGCTCGCTGCCCGATACCGTCGAGGAGACGCATGTCTCGCTGTTCGACGGCTCGAATTGCGGCCTGCGCGTCAAGGACAAGCCGATCTTCTCGGTGCAGTACCATCCGGAAGCTTCCCCCGGCCCGCAGGACAGCCACTATCTGTTCACGCGCTTCGTCAATCTGATGCGCGCCCGCAAGGGCGAGGCCGCCCTCTCCGAAGCGCGCCCGACGCCGGTCCCGCTGCAGACCCGCTAA
- a CDS encoding LacI family DNA-binding transcriptional regulator, which yields MDGVTRPTIRDLAEAAGVGVATVDRVLNQRAPVRRETAERVLAAAEAIGYHGTGLLKRRLEETAPSRTFGFLLQRRADAFYQEMAAALVAATRAAPGVRGKPVVEFVEDISAGTVAEKLLALGARVDALAVVAADHPKVTEAVEQLAARGVGVMTLLSELSAPGGIGHVGIDHRKAGRTAAWAIARLAKKPGSVGIFVGSHRYVGHELSEISFRSYFREHAPEFRLLEPLANLEDPHLAHEGTLELLKRNPDLVGIYVAGGGMTGLISALRESGAAGRILAVCNELVPETRAALVDGVLDAVIATPVQALAERSVEILARAVAGRAGEGENRVLLPFELYVSENV from the coding sequence ATGGACGGCGTGACCCGGCCGACCATCCGCGACCTCGCCGAAGCCGCCGGCGTCGGCGTCGCCACGGTCGATCGGGTGCTGAACCAGCGCGCGCCCGTCCGGCGCGAGACGGCGGAGCGCGTGCTCGCCGCCGCGGAGGCGATTGGCTATCACGGCACCGGCCTGCTGAAGCGGCGGCTGGAGGAAACCGCGCCAAGCCGCACCTTCGGCTTCCTGCTGCAGCGCCGCGCCGATGCCTTCTATCAGGAGATGGCGGCGGCGCTGGTGGCGGCCACCCGCGCCGCGCCGGGCGTGCGCGGCAAACCGGTCGTCGAGTTCGTCGAGGATATCTCGGCCGGCACGGTGGCGGAAAAGCTGCTGGCGCTGGGCGCGCGGGTCGATGCGCTGGCCGTCGTCGCCGCCGACCACCCCAAGGTGACCGAGGCGGTGGAGCAACTTGCCGCGCGGGGCGTCGGCGTGATGACGCTGCTCTCGGAACTGTCGGCGCCGGGCGGCATCGGCCATGTCGGCATCGACCATCGCAAGGCCGGGCGCACCGCCGCCTGGGCGATTGCGCGGCTGGCGAAGAAGCCCGGCAGCGTCGGCATCTTCGTCGGCAGCCACCGCTATGTCGGGCACGAGCTCTCCGAGATCAGTTTTCGCAGCTATTTTCGCGAGCATGCGCCGGAGTTTCGCCTGCTCGAACCGCTCGCCAATCTGGAGGATCCGCATCTCGCGCATGAGGGCACGCTGGAGCTGCTGAAGCGCAATCCGGACCTGGTCGGCATCTATGTCGCCGGCGGCGGCATGACCGGGCTGATCTCGGCCCTGCGCGAGAGCGGGGCGGCCGGCCGGATCCTCGCCGTCTGCAACGAACTGGTGCCGGAGACGCGCGCCGCCCTGGTCGATGGCGTCCTCGACGCGGTGATCGCGACGCCGGTGCAGGCGCTCGCGGAAAGGTCGGTCGAGATCCTCGCCCGCGCCGTGGCGGGCCGGGCCGGGGAGGGGGAGAACCGCGTGCTGTTGCCGTTCGAACTCTATGTTTCCGAGAATGTCTGA